One Brassica oleracea var. oleracea cultivar TO1000 chromosome C7, BOL, whole genome shotgun sequence genomic window carries:
- the LOC106304991 gene encoding F-box protein At2g39490-like: MDEHEQDNLSSLPLELLLYIISFLPFESTRLIPFVSTRCRSVWSQALVVAHIHNGSIEEISHALSSFIHNFNEDDPSKNTRKMELHFDKSTFVSTILGPHNVMHMNFFSNGSKNEESYCWRIEIKDQIPRRVEPSGFLVKTLCLDSVDSLTHEVVSSMVLDCSWLENLKICGCKGLTSLTIDSPTKLVHLSISDCPKMRYLNIRTPKLKTLHYQGFLPSIKIHEHFNLTNAIFNVRQGPSYYNNALDIGPLLLIIKNSQSLTLCRWIFEELIKPSISSSWTSFQFYKLHELRWIDNSMKQENINSLISFLKVCPSIERISITIDLNTYSSKEDIIVDAEHESKHARTLKNLKLLKLEGSKREDDKNQLILAMQEMVNIDQPLLILS; encoded by the exons ATGGACGAACACGAACAAGACAACCTCTCGAGCTTACCACTAGAGCTCCTCCTCTACATCATCAGCTTCCTCCCTTTCGAGTCCACGAGACTAATCCCTTTCGTCTCCACACGGTGTAGGTCCGTTTGGAGCCAAGCCTTAGTCGTCGCTCACATCCACAACGGCTCCATCGAGGAGATCTCTCACGCGTTATCTAGCTTCATCCACAACTTCAACGAAGACGATCCGTCTAAAAACACTAGAAAAATGGAGTTACACTTCGACAAGTCAACCTTCGTGTCAACTATTCTCGGACCTCATAACGTCATGCATATGAACTTCTTCTCTAACGGTTCTAAGAATGAAGAGAGCTATTGCTGGCGAATTGAGATCAAAGATCAGATCCCGAGACGTGTCGAGCCAAGCGGTTTCTTGGTGAAGACGCTTTGTTTAGACTCGGTGGATTCGTTAACCCACGAGGTGGTTTCCTCCATGGTGTTGGATTGTTCTTGGCTTGAGAACCTCAAGATTTGTGGTTGCAAGGGTTTGACTTCTCTCACTATTGATTCACCAACTAAGCTTGTTCACTTGTCTATCTCGGATTGTCCGAAGATGAGATATCTCAATATTAGAACACCGAAGCTTAAAACTCTTCATTACCAAGGATTTCTACCTTCGATCAAGATCCATGAACATTTTAACTTGACCAATGCGATTTTCAACGTAAGACAAGGCCCAAGCTATTACAACAATGCTTTAGACATCGGTCCTCTCTTGCTGATCATCAAGAACTCTCAATCTCTTACACTTTGCAGATGGATATTCGAG GAACTAATCAAACCGTCCATATCCTCTTCTTGGACATCATTTCAATTCTACAAGTTACATGAATTGCGGTGGATTGATAACTCGATGAAACAAGAAAACATCAATTCCCTGATCTCTTTTCTCAAGGTTTGCCCTTCAATCGAGCGCATCTCCATTACT ATCGATTTGAATACTTATAGTTCAAAAGAAGACATTATTGTTGATGCTGAACATGAGAGCAAGCATGCAAGAACACTAAAGAACTTAAAACTTCTCAAGTTGGAAGGATCAAAGAGAGAAGACGATAAGAATCAACTGATATTGGCTATGCAGGAGATGGTCAATATCGATCAGCCTCTCCTTATACTGTCTTAA